Below is a genomic region from Henckelia pumila isolate YLH828 chromosome 3, ASM3356847v2, whole genome shotgun sequence.
tagaggagTATGCTTATTAATACCCTTTATCTttttgtaatgctgccatatgacaccattctgccaaCTTTCCTTTAAGAAAAGAGGCTCGTCCTGCCAATGTGTTTGGATTTCCTGGAACATATTCTTTTATCAACATTTCTCTCCAAGGACTTGGCAtctttgcaaaaaatagctgaatagatATATTTttctcgactcccgaattccatctatatttagtgaataacataatgtattcatcaactaaacagatatcatgtaattcgagactatacagagcttgagtatatcttcttttcttatctttatcttgattattaaaataatcCACTCCTATAAATTGTGCCTTAAATAGGGTGGTTATTTTTCCTCCGATTTCTCTTagagattctcctgctaagactgATTCTTTAGTCTTTGGCATAgtcatttcccaagctatcttaacagatcccattagactcatttctagaagcttgataaatccttctttattgagatctaaagcACCTGCcgctattctcatagctgacgtccaatcatctatgagatcttctctatttttgaagtccagaacatcaaggtttaacataaccccataaggatgtatcggatCTAAAACAttttttccataaggagtttgatgtagtggtatcTTACTCCTTTTTTACCtagttcctgctggatgtgaattttctccaacgtaaaactcactatgtggttcttctgttttaaccacatatcttggaggATTCCCTATAGGTTATTCACCCTcaggagaattcattttcagatctactactttaagatttgcaaatgaatctgcaagatcttgtagatcctagAGATTTAATatctctaaagtagtcatcatatagtgtttttctctgatactgcttttatgagattaatcatcatttattcatcagttaaaggtttttgtaccattttgtttttacctttctgatgtaacaaaggtttggtaccaaacgagagtggtaaccttcctcctgtactACATTTTCTAGAACTAgaggtgtgttctagatttataattttagtttgaagatcctttagacttccaagaatttcttcttgtttcttaagaattttcttcaatctgccgaggtatttcatacagttgattgttgtaatattgtaccgtcttctgaatttctctaagatctccatAGAGTTTAGATGAATCTGGTGTAATCTCTAGAAATTGAGAaatagaaatcatatttcttaatctcttcATAGGGTATCAGAGCCtggtaattttattcagactttatattattcattaaatcatacttttcttttttgaggaagagattttcaacaaaccatggatTCAAACGAAAGTTTGAACTAgaaggattttatttatatgaaatctcataaataagtgaatctatttaaattatatttttgtggCATAATTAATGAATATGTCCTCAAATTTTCCTaactttcccaaaaatatactaacacttttTTCGTCCCCAATTACGTCCCTATTTTAACAAAAAGTTTCCCTGATATGTCCTCCAAACTAAAAATTTCCTATACTACCCTTATTTTGATCTTTTGTATTAAAGTTCCCAAAGGTTAACAAAATGATCGACCACAATTTCTCACCCCAGGTTAGTTCTCACCCCATACTACTCCTCCAACATAGGTTAAATCTCAAACCCTTTCCCTTACCTTTTCCAACGAAGATCTTCATACAATAATAGCCCAGATATCGACGATTGTTGGAGGTAATGAatataatttttctttcatcttTGATTATAGAATGTATATTTCTTTCTCATAATTTCGGGTAAataatttttcttcaaatttccaTTCCAAATTTTAGGTGCATTTCCAAAGTGAAATAAGTTAGCTGAtaaattatatgattaattTATTGACAAGTAAGAATGAAACGTCGAGCTTAATGTTTTTCcgtatattatatgattattgTGAACTTTTTGTGTTTTGGGTTGTTTTTAATTATAGGCAGCTATCGATGTTTTTACTAAGATTcccatacatattttttttgttgtagTTTCATGTTAATAATGAAACGAAGAAATATAATTTAAGTTTGAAGTAGAATTGAAGCGGCTGAAGCTTGTGGTAATGATGTTGTATATCCTATTTGATGCACCTTGTTTTGATGGTTTTCAGTATAGATCCTTTGTGTTGACTCACTTTTTTCTTGCAGTTTAGAAGATTAAGAAACTGAACCGTGGAactaaaatggtgattttctcaAATTTAGCATTTTCTTGCTTCACATTACAAAACATATTTGTAATGTACGTGTATTGTCTATTTTGTTATCCGTGACAGGGCAAGACCTACGTTGTATTCAAAGGACGAAACCCTGGAATGTATAGTACATGGGAGGAAGCGGAGTTGGAAGTTTGCGAATTTCAATCACCTGTTCACCGGTCTTTTCATAGTCGGGATGAAGCGCTGAAAGCTTATACTAATTACATCGAGAAGAGGCATAGATCCGAATCACAGAATACACAGAGAAGCGAGAGTTCGACTTCAACAAACAGGGCAAGATCAACAAATACTTCCAGTTCATTTAATGCCACTGAATCTCGTAGCTTAAGCCAACTTATAGAAGCCCAGTTATAGTTGGCAAATGAGCAAAGACAACTTTCTTTAAGGTCTGCTGAGATATGTGCTGCAATAGAAAGGAAGTTGCGCTCGATGAATTTAAAGGAAGATGCCAAGTAGATGGTGCTTCCATTTCTAATTAATGTTGTGAGATAAATATGTACTCTTTTGAATGTGAATTCAGTGACAAATCTTGACTCTACCTATGGTACTTTTTTGTATAAAGTCTTGTACGTCAAGATGAATCCACAAACATTTTTAAGGGGGAATGTATGTCGAATCTGATTCTGTTGTATGCAAGTTCCATGGTCTATAGACCATGTTCCTTAATTATAGTACAAATATCTAGTAATTATGATTTCTGGCTTATTTTAATTTAGTTGGTTAGTATTAATTATTGGTAATGTTATTGCATATTATAAATTCAATACGAAAGATctgatcaatttttttttttacaactacTATTTGGCATTGATGTTTTTTCATCATGAATCTGCAGGCTTGAGGATTGATGGCATGGATGTGAATAGAAAATGGTAAGACAATACAGTAAAAAAATCTAATTGATGTATTGTTGACTTGATGCACAACCACCTATTTGTACATTGCTTTGGTGGTTGAGAACACATTTATTTGACTTactttttgttatatatatgtgCAGCACTATACAATAATAGAGTCCAACTTAGTTCCGGCCCTTGAAAGCTACATCTGTTGTCCACAAAATATGGATGACTCCCCAAGTAATTCGGACTCTAATGCACCATCAAATAACAACACTGATAAATTCCCTCCTGAAATCATAATTCTGTCCAGTGATTCGGAGGACGAAGATGTCGAAGTTGTCCTACTATCTTCTGAAGGTGAGAATGCTAATTCAGGAAGTGAAACAAATGCTGGAAATGGTGACAAAACTGTGTTGGATCGGGCTGATGGCAAGAATGCAATAAGCTGTAAAGATGCAGATGTTTCGATCGCAACCGACTGTGGTGGAGAAGAATCGGAATCATGTCCCTCAGATGAGGCAACCACCGAAACCCCTGCTTCCATCCTAGATGACAGCAGTGGTGACTCCACCTACATACAAAGCTCTCAGTCTTCCAACTCAGTAGATGATGTTTACTGATAAACTATGGTGTCCCGTACTAGTAAATAGTGTTTGGTTAATGAGACTCATATTTCATGCCTCACATTTTGATTGGTTTTGGATCACGGTTATGACTCCTCTTAAGTTATTTCCGTTGTAAGTAGATGTTGCTTACCGTATTGGGCATAAGTACTCTAGTAGTGGTATATATGTTTTGTTTAAGATGGCTACTCATCGGTCAATCAACCAAACATGAAGCACTATTGTAAATGTATGTTGATGCATAATATATGTCTCCCTACTTTGTTTAAGAGGATCTCTCATTCTCCCACACATATCAGTGTTGTAAATTTGTTTTCTTTAAGATGATCTCTTAATCTCACACACATTTTCTAAGGAACATAACAGAAGGAGAAGAATGAGAAACCATAAATTCCAACAATGTTGATAGCAAAGAAATATTGTGTTACAAAATACATAAAACCAATAGTTTCGTTCAATCCTAAACCAAATAGGTGGATCattaattgaaaattttcaCAAGTATATAAAAACATCCGAAAATTATTTTAACTTTGACATATTGTCTTCGTACTGCATTTCCATTAATGATAAGCACCAAATGTCTAGTTCAATAcaacatattatatataatctAATTAATTAAGGGAGACTATGAAAATACTGAACTGTACGAATAAAACcatataatattataacatGACAATCACCAAAAAATCAACTGGTGTACTTACAACAAAAGCGCTCGAACAAGTAATATAATCTTGCGCTCGATAAAAGGTTTTTAACCACAAACGCAAGTACACCATAGTCATAAGCATAGACACTACAGCGGCTCGACAATAGAACCCATGGCTtacataatgttttccaaaacacAAAATATGTAGTGCCCTAGATGCAAAATATCAAAACAAGTTCTTGATCCAATCATCAATCTTTTTGCAGTAGCCGTCGAATCAAACTTAACCTACCCTCATGGGGCAAACGCAAGAACAGTCCTAACTTGCTTGGATTGTCCACCATCAACTCCGCTACAAATACTTTATCATCCATGTTGATCTCTGTCATATGTCCTAATGCGTCAAATGCATTATCCAGAAGGGCAGCTATCTTCTCGTCAGTACCAAGTTGCTTTACGAGATCCGACATAGTTGACTTAGTAATGTCTGCTAAATTGTTGATAGCATTGACAATACCATCATCACTTTCAACATTTTTCTTGCGTTTCTTTGAGTCTCCCTTTCGATTGCTAGTTGCATTAGACAAAGGACTTTGTGACACTGATATTGATTCACCGGCACCCTCTGTCACATTGAAAAAATCAGTTGCCACATATTCGACATCAGTACTTACATCAGTGTTGATGTTCAGAACATCTTGTACAGCAGCCGCAAATGGCTCAACATAGCTCCCTGCTGCCCTATTGTTACCAAATATCTCGCACCAATCATTGAAAAATGGCCAGGACTTATTTCTCATGAGGCGTGCATTATTATCTGACTGTAACACCAATGTACAAAAAATTAGCCTATATAACATGGAAATAATTAAAAGCTAGAACAGGTTTGTACCTTCACAAACTCTTCCCAAGCCTCGTTCGAAGCTTCAATAACTTTGTCGGTGTCATTCCAACCTATACCACTTCGACTTAACATTGACATCAACGAGCCATGTGTTTTCTTCCACACATGAATTTTAGAAACAATGTGAGGATTAGCACGGATATTTGAACCTGGAAACGCTTTTGCGAGCTCAGTTTCCAAGAAAGACAAGTATCCACAACGAAAACCATTTTCGCTCCTAAACCCTCGATGGACTGCTGTTTTTAGAGCTTCGATAAGGGCTTCTTCCTCTCTCACGCTCCAGGTACGACGTGTTTTTTCAGTTTTATTTCCTTTTCCCTTTGCATTGAAAATGCTTGGACCAGATTCCATAGCTGTGTATTTAACCAATGTGTGATGACCTGCATATAATCGGAAttcattaatttaaatataaatatattttagctaAGGACGTGGGAACACGCATACTGACTTGGATATCATACGGTATGAGTAAAAATGACCAAACATTGAATCAAATAAAGCTTTGATTATATTACACATGATGAGAATCCAAACATAATCAGTCAAACAAGCGAAACATTGATCAAACACTAATAACAACATCAACTAATCTATCACTATAAGAACATAGAAAATTTCAGCAAGATGAAAAACACTGTTTCATGCCTCCCTTTGATACATCGAATTTGCTAAATTGTCTCTCCAAGTGTCCCAAGCTTGAGAAGATGTcaaattatctataaaatcaTCACTTGGGCCATGTGTAGGACTACATGTTGTATCTTCCACTTCTTCAACAGGATCATTGGGCATTTGAGTTCGGATAAAGTTATGCAATAAAATACAAGCCATTATCATCCTATTCTGAATTTTCAAAGGATAAAATGTAGGTGATCGAAGCACAGCCCATCTCTTTTTAAGCAACCCGAATGCCCGTTCTATGACATTACGTGCACGACAGTGTTTGGCATTGAAACACTCCTTGTAATTTTGAGGCCCAATAGATGAATTGGCCCAAGCATGTATGTGATAGCGTACTCTCCTATATGGTGTCAAGAACCCTTCCACGTTAGCATATCCATTGTCACATAAATAATAGCACCCTGTCACAAAACAATCATTGGAAATTATAGATCTGAATTTATGAGAATTATGAGATTCAAGCACCGTAGAGTACTATGAATCTCACCGCCAATTAACACATATTTATAGAGGCATTAACTGTACACACTTGTTAATATTACCTCTCGGAACTTTGAGACCTTCAGATCATGTCACAGCATCACGGAGCACCCTTGCATCTGCTGCTGATCCCTCCCAACCACAAAGCGCGTAAATGAAGTTCATATTATGATCACAAACACCCAGTACGTTTATGGCAATAGTACCCTTTCTTGTTCTAAATTTGGGCTGCTCATTTTTTGGAACATGCACACTTACATATGTACCATCCAATGCTCCGAGACAACCCTGAAATTAATTGTCAGATGGTGTAAATACCAAAATTTAAtatcatgatgatgatgtttgGAATTAAATGAGATTATAAAcctattttacaaaaaaatatgaaatatcataATTACCTTGAACCATTTCCAAGTGTCATTTGAAGAGTCTTCGGTAATAGGAATAGGCTTGACCAGAAGTATAGGGTGTAGTTTCAATATGGAGGCCAACACTTCGTGAAAATGATTGCTAACTGTATGACCACTACGCATGTAATCATGTCCGGTAACCCTGTTTTTTTTATGATGTGCTAGAATGGATAAGAACATAGCAACCTTCTCCTCTACCTTCACATATCTAGATTCGACCAGCCCTCCGACATTAGTTAGTAAGTAACACAATCGTGCAAAGGCATTCCGATTCATTCGTAAATTCAAAACACACTAAGCATCGCCAACATCAGTGATCCTATGTAAATGATTAATTTGTTGATTTATTCTTTGTGTCATATTGTAAGACACTTCTCTTCTATGTGTGACACGTCTTCGTTTCGCAACTACATTCTTGTAGTGTCGTGCTAAAACACATACCATCAACAGATTCCCCAACAACATACGATGCACCAATATGATAAGGATAATGTTTCTACGTCGCGTGTCCATTGGTAGAAGTACTTAACAAAACAGAGAAAACATTAGATTGTCAACATATACAATACCACTTAAAAAGAGATGGGTGACTCTATATCAAAATTGGGGTACACCATAAGTGTGCTTCGTGTTTGAGTTTCTTCATTTTCGAGTTTGATATGTAATATCAAACTGACATTTTTTTACATCGAGAAGGATGAAAACAAATAGAAATCAATATATATGTTCATACATCAGTGTAGAATTACTTTGTATTTCTCTTATTTTCTAGGATAAAGGAAGGgtaatagaaataaaaataaaaaatcattaaatgaGCAATGAACAATGATAAATGAACAGCCAATTAGTtattgcataaataaaatagtgttcCCGAACAATAATGTGTAAATGAAGAAATTATATGGTTGCTTTTGGTTACGAAGCTTTTACACAGCAAGATGAAAATCAAGACACCCATTGAAAGAAACaacacaaaattttttttaaatggcgCCCAGATCGTTTGTACCTCTTTTTGCTTATTACGTAATCAGCCTTTACACCCGCTTAGCTCAACGAAAATCAGCATTCACAGACACCATTGTTCTTGTACATCGCGTGAGAGAACTCAGATCTAGATTTGAGAATAGTGATAATGAAGCATAATTTTTGGCATTAAAATCGGAATATGAAGGGGCAATATGGTAATGTTGTCCTCTCAATCCAATTTACTGTACACATTTGGATTCTTAAACCCAGCGTGTGGAGTGGATTTGTTTTCCCTATTGCACAGTGAAATATCCCGGGGCTTCGGGAAATGGAGAAAAGCCTTAACGACGAGAGAAACAAGGGATAGGCCATCAATCACAGGGTAATCCCATACACCAAACACAGccatataatattaattatcaaTCCATATAATAATCAATTGAAAGAAACACCATACAAACAATCTTCTTTAATCAATCATTCACACCAAACATTAAAATATCATATCACATATTTAAATTATCCAATCATTATCAACCAATTTATCAATCCAGTTGTTATCCTATCACACAAAGTAAACGCACCCTAATAATTTTATCTATGTTACACGGAGAATGTTATTCTCGATGGATCATTGATATTTATATGATAATATGAACATCTGAATTCAAAATGTATAAAAATGCACCAAGAATGTTACTCCCAACATACGAGATATCTACCTAAAACATTTCTGATGTAGTTTTTTTTCAGAATTACCGTACCAACGAGCAGGTTTGTCGATTGgtttttttagtaattaaaatttatgtgtgtatataaatataatttggtaaaatttaataagatACTAGCGACGAAACACACGCAATTATAACACACGCAAttattatatacaaatataatgcattgtatattgaataatttgttaattttaaagtgcttatttatttttttttatttttttcaaatataaaaaaaaaaattagtcagGAATGAAATTCAGTTTTAATTGATAGAAAGTGATATGATAAAAGTTTGCAGAGAGATTGTAGGGGTACAAaggaaaaaaattgaagaaaacaGATCATGACACCAAAAAGAGTTAGAATAGGATACgcacatttaataaaataactaGTAAAAGTGCACACGTTATGCGTGTGTGATCAATATAATATAAACCAAATTCATTTCAGTTTCTTTCAACATAGAAGAAGTAGGTATAGTTATTAATAATGTGTAGAATGCAGTTTTCAAAATGCAAgacaatttttttgtttttgtatttcACCTATTTTTaccatttttttaatataaatatattaaattttaaataactaCCAAGGATTAAATGGTAAATATAATTTAGTGTCATCAAAACGTACCAAAACGGTTTTTAGAAGTGGCTCAAGTTTTATAAGATAGTAAGATAATAAAGATATAAAGTAAGTAAATAAAAAGTGTCTAAACACCTAATTAATGAATGCTCACAACCCGATAACTCAATACTTCTTTTactttcttatatatatatatatatatatatatatatatatatataaatatatatatatatatgatactcCACATTTCctcaataataaataataatgtaaaCCTAACAAGTGCTGATAAAATCAACACCCAAAAAAAATCTGGTATCCAATGTTCAGCCAACAAGAACATAAATACAAGTGCTGGAAAAGTCGTAGGAGCCGTCTAAGGGGATGTACTTGTTGGGTGGCTAAAACTTGTGAATTTCACTTCGATGCAAATGTTTGTTGATTTTCAGGAGCAATCTTCAGTCCGTTGCAAGACGATACAGATATCATCTGCTTAGTCAGAATATTGTTCATTGTAGTAATTGCTCTCTGCTACCAGTATCCAAGATACTTTATGTTATCTTGGAAGAAGTTTCATATGATTCGGCTTCTGAGTTCTGATGTCAAGAATTTTTCAAGGGGGGCGAGGCGAATGGGTAAATGAGACTTTTGGACGATCTCTTGTGTAGTCCATTTACCATCCAACTCACTACAATTCAAGAACTTCTTCCACCGTATCGTCTCTGCCTTTGCTGAAAGGAGAGCAAAGCCTTCACAAATTCATCTTCTCCAAAATCAGGCCAGAGCGAATTTGCAAAATACAGTTCCGTGTAAGCCAGTTGCCACAACAAGAAATTACTGATCCTAAGCTCACCACTCGTCCGTATTAGCAGATCAGGGTTCGGAAAGTCAGTACAGTTTGTTTCCAGTTCACTTTCGAGTAAAAACTTATCGATGTCTTCTGGTTCAATGAGACCGTCTTTCACTTTCTGTGCGATATTTTGGCAAGCTTGCACGAGATCGTTTTGGCCACTGTAATTAACTGCAAGAATGAGGTGAAGCTGAGAGTTGTTCTTCGTAGTTTCAGCCGCTTCACTTAGCAAGGCCTGAAGTGGTTTGGGAAGTTTAGTGCAGTCTCCAACAAGAGAAATGCGAACCTTCTCTCTGTCCACAACCATTATGTAAAAGATAAACTTCATTGTATCCCAATAGATATGATATAGTAATGCACGTATCACCACTACAAGAAAGCAAAAACATAAAAGACAATTTTCCAAGATGCAAAAACACGGAATTTtgaatcatatattattattattattattattattattattattattattattaaatattacaattattggtataaatcataaattaaaaagcacaaaataaattccaaaatttcaaatgtttgaatgaaatattttttatttttaattcaaactATCCCAAAAAATTTACGAAAACAATGAAAAAGTACATGAAGATGAAAAGAGATAgttaattacatatatatagtgagagagagagagaaatgcATTTTGAATATGGGAGAGAATGACATATAAATTTTAGAAATTCATCCAAATCTTTGTGATAGACCAAAGACATTTTTTTACAAATTATAGTTGTACCTTATGCATTAATGTTTATATGTCAATGAATTTCATGTAGTCATTAAAAATCCATTGACATTTTGAATAACACTAGGCTTTTGTAGAGTTTTTAGAAATCAAGGTTGAATATTTCTTgacttttaaaattcaaaaaaaatctatttttaatACCACTATATTTCTATAGAGTATATAAAAGTCCTCCGAACTTTTAAAAtccacaaaaataattaaatgtcaTCAATTCTCCTCCATCGAATACACAAAATTGGAATCAACTCACATAAGCATCATCCGCAACCCGCTAGCTCTAATGAATGACAGTTTCATAGAGAAACAattaaaacaaaagaaaatcTTGGTAGCAGTAGCATCAAAGTTAACCAATAATTCAAACTCAACAACAAAGTAATAGTCCAAAAGTATCTCACCAACCGAAAGATAGAATTTTGATCAATCTAAAGAATGACGCACACACACAACAAGATGCTGATTTATCACCAAAATGAGAATCCCATTGAACCACGAATAACATAATGAATCATTTCTCATAAATCAATAACCAACCAGAAGCAAATTCAAAGGAATACCTTATCAAATGTTGGAGTTCATTTCTCAATCCTCTCTCCAACAACCCCATCAAGAAATTTGTCTCCATCTAAAATCAAATTattagtagaaaaaaaaaaacacaaaatcaaGTAAAACCAAACAAGAGCATTTTTCTAAAAGTGAAGAAGTATTTTACTATACTTTGGGACGAACCCAATTGTCCGATGAGAAAGCAAAGACCGTAAGAACCCTGATCCCCCACTTGCAGCACAATTCCACGAGTCTCCGTAAAGCCCGAGCCCCGGCCTCGTAACCCGACCCGGATGGCAAACCCCTCATCCGGGCCCACCTCCGGTTCCCGTCCATAATCACCGCCACATGGCTTGGCATTGACTCCTCCCGGAGCCCCGGAGGAAGCGGAATCGGGTCTTCCTCCGTATAATGAACAGGCGGCAAGCCATTGATTGATACGCCATTTCGCGGCGCTCCGGTCGCCGTGGCAGCTTTCGAAACGAAGGAAAAAGAAGGACGGCGCGTGGTCGGAGGGAGGAGTTCATGGAGCGGCGCGTGAGGGAAGCTCTGATGATGGATTTGGAAAGCTGCC
It encodes:
- the LOC140889551 gene encoding uncharacterized protein, which encodes MESGPSIFNAKGKGNKTEKTRRTWSVREEEALIEALKTAVHRGFRSENGFRCGYLSFLETELAKAFPGSNIRANPHIVSKIHVWKKTHGSLMSMLSRSGIGWNDTDKVIEASNEAWEEFVKSDNNARLMRNKSWPFFNDWCEIFGNNRAAGSYVEPFAAAVQDVLNINTDVSTDVEYVATDFFNVTEGAGESISVSQSPLSNATSNRKGDSKKRKKNVESDDGIVNAINNLADITKSTMSDLVKQLGTDEKIAALLDNAFDALGHMTEINMDDKVFVAELMVDNPSKLGLFLRLPHEGLNETIGFMYFVTQYFFAINIVGIYGFSFFSFCYVP
- the LOC140889552 gene encoding uncharacterized protein, giving the protein MNRNAFARLCYLLTNVGGLVESRYVKVEEKVAMFLSILAHHKKNRVTGHDYMRSGHTVSNHFHEVLASILKLHPILLVKPIPITEDSSNDTWKWFKGCLGALDGTYVSVHVPKNEQPKFRTRKGTIAINVLGVCDHNMNFIYALCGWEGSAADARVLRCYYLCDNGYANVEGFLTPYRRVRYHIHAWANSSIGPQNYKECFNAKHCRARNVIERAFGLLKKRWAVLRSPTFYPLKIQNRMIMACILLHNFIRTQMPNDPVEEVEDTTCSPTHGPSDDFIDNLTSSQAWDTWRDNLANSMYQREA
- the LOC140892371 gene encoding cis-prenyltransferase 4, chloroplastic-like; this encodes MAAFQIHHQSFPHAPLHELLPPTTRRPSFSFVSKAATATGAPRNGVSINGLPPVHYTEEDPIPLPPGLREESMPSHVAVIMDGNRRWARMRGLPSGSGYEAGARALRRLVELCCKWGIRVLTVFAFSSDNWVRPKMETNFLMGLLERGLRNELQHLIREKVRISLVGDCTKLPKPLQALLSEAAETTKNNSQLHLILAVNYSGQNDLVQACQNIAQKVKDGLIEPEDIDKFLLESELETNCTDFPNPDLLIRTSGELRISNFLLWQLAYTELYFANSLWPDFGEDEFVKALLSFQQRQRRYGGRSS